A stretch of the Filimonas lacunae genome encodes the following:
- the galK gene encoding galactokinase produces the protein MNNQVQQAKEVFEQKFGTTPVLFFSPGRINLIGEHVDYNNGFVMPAAIDKGVVFAIAPNNTSNIRVYSIDMKEDLEVALDQVAPKEGWANYILGVVDQFQKRGAAIKGFDVAFGGNLPAGAGLSSSAAVECGLASGLNTIFNIGLNRVEIALLSQKAEHTFPGVKCGIMDQFANMMGEKDHVLLLDCDTMEYKALPLQLQGHVIMLINSKVHHSLASGEYNVRRQQCETGLAILQQLYPGTKTFRDITPEQVQQAEDKLDKDVFRRCLFVTQEIQRTQKAAALLQENKLPEFGQLMFATHEGLSKLYDVSCPELDFLVEQAKEYKAILGSRLMGGGFGGCTINIVAESEAKEIGEKISEAYKKHFNITPEVYIMQTGNGTYEVK, from the coding sequence ATGAACAACCAGGTACAACAAGCGAAAGAGGTTTTTGAGCAGAAGTTTGGAACCACTCCGGTATTATTTTTTTCACCCGGACGTATTAACCTTATTGGTGAGCACGTAGATTATAACAATGGCTTTGTAATGCCTGCTGCCATTGACAAAGGCGTGGTATTTGCCATTGCCCCCAATAATACCAGCAACATTCGTGTATATAGCATTGACATGAAAGAAGACCTGGAAGTAGCATTGGACCAGGTAGCTCCGAAAGAAGGATGGGCAAACTACATATTAGGTGTGGTGGATCAGTTTCAAAAACGTGGTGCCGCTATCAAAGGCTTTGATGTGGCTTTTGGCGGTAACTTACCCGCAGGCGCTGGTTTATCATCGTCAGCAGCAGTAGAATGCGGCCTGGCATCGGGCTTAAACACGATATTCAACATAGGCTTAAACCGTGTTGAAATTGCCTTATTATCGCAGAAAGCAGAACATACCTTCCCCGGTGTTAAATGCGGTATTATGGATCAGTTTGCCAATATGATGGGTGAGAAAGATCATGTGTTGCTGCTGGATTGCGACACAATGGAATACAAGGCTCTGCCTTTGCAGTTACAGGGGCATGTAATTATGCTTATTAACTCAAAAGTGCACCATTCACTGGCCAGTGGCGAATACAATGTTCGTCGCCAGCAATGTGAAACCGGCTTAGCCATTTTACAACAATTATATCCCGGTACTAAAACCTTCCGCGACATCACGCCTGAACAAGTGCAGCAAGCGGAAGACAAACTGGATAAAGATGTATTTCGCCGTTGCCTGTTTGTAACACAGGAAATACAACGCACACAAAAAGCCGCAGCTTTGTTACAGGAAAACAAGCTGCCCGAGTTTGGCCAACTGATGTTTGCCACGCACGAAGGTTTAAGCAAACTGTATGATGTAAGCTGCCCCGAGCTGGATTTTTTAGTAGAACAGGCTAAAGAATACAAAGCTATTTTGGGTTCACGCTTAATGGGCGGTGGCTTTGGCGGATGCACCATTAACATTGTAGCAGAATCGGAAGCTAAAGAAATTGGCGAAAAAATAAGCGAAGCTTATAAAAAGCACTTTAACATTACCCCGGAAGTATATATTATGCAAACCGGTAATGGCACTTACGAAGTGAAGTAA
- the tsaB gene encoding tRNA (adenosine(37)-N6)-threonylcarbamoyltransferase complex dimerization subunit type 1 TsaB produces MGLILNIDTATENAGVCLAKAGVSLAQLENKDQKSHASFLQPAIKTLMEDAGFQLSDLDAIAVTAGPGSYTGLRVGLSSAKGLCFALNKPLLLLNTLEVMATAYLSAHAEAADTFICPMIDARRMEVFTALYNTELQEVTAPAAMILDANNFEKELANHKIVFCGNGSPKWQPLVTSTHAVFSTVQHKARHLAILSWKAFEEKRFSDLAYSEPLYIKEFFTPGKPTLKGV; encoded by the coding sequence ATGGGACTGATTTTAAATATTGATACCGCTACCGAAAATGCCGGGGTATGTCTTGCTAAAGCTGGTGTTTCCCTCGCCCAGTTGGAAAATAAAGACCAGAAAAGCCATGCTTCTTTTTTACAGCCTGCTATCAAAACATTGATGGAAGATGCTGGTTTTCAATTATCAGACCTGGATGCTATTGCGGTTACCGCAGGCCCGGGCAGCTATACAGGTTTACGCGTAGGGCTATCTTCCGCTAAGGGGCTTTGCTTTGCTTTAAACAAACCTTTGCTGTTATTGAATACACTGGAAGTGATGGCCACTGCTTACTTATCTGCACATGCAGAAGCAGCTGATACATTCATATGCCCCATGATTGATGCACGCCGGATGGAAGTGTTTACAGCATTGTATAATACTGAGTTACAGGAAGTAACAGCTCCCGCCGCAATGATACTGGATGCCAACAATTTTGAAAAGGAGCTGGCTAACCATAAGATAGTTTTTTGTGGTAATGGCAGCCCTAAGTGGCAACCATTGGTAACAAGCACACATGCGGTATTCTCTACTGTTCAGCACAAAGCCAGACATCTTGCTATCTTATCGTGGAAAGCCTTTGAGGAAAAACGTTTTAGCGATCTGGCCTATAGCGAACCGCTGTATATCAAAGAGTTTTTTACCCCTGGTAAACCAACCTTAAAAGGTGTTTAA
- a CDS encoding 3-hydroxyacyl-CoA dehydrogenase family protein has protein sequence MIIAVRLQEWQKAGWLQKGTGTATVHYIDDTNTHLVNEADAFIDLTYTTATNYTGYTLPAIVLVSAVTVTTALLPANFVRINAWPGFLQRPVTELAAGSNTTQHQAIAVMEALAWDYLFAPDIPGMVTASVVSMIINEAFFALAEEVSSREEIDTAMKLGTNYPYGPFEWCRKIGAQQVVELLQALQTTDLRYQPAPLLLKEM, from the coding sequence ATGATTATTGCTGTACGATTACAGGAATGGCAAAAGGCCGGATGGCTGCAAAAAGGCACAGGCACCGCTACTGTACACTATATAGATGATACGAATACGCACCTGGTAAACGAAGCAGATGCGTTCATTGATTTAACTTATACCACTGCTACCAACTATACAGGTTATACCCTGCCAGCTATAGTGCTGGTATCTGCTGTAACCGTTACCACTGCCTTATTGCCCGCCAATTTTGTTCGCATCAATGCCTGGCCCGGCTTTTTACAGCGCCCGGTTACAGAGCTGGCAGCCGGTTCAAACACCACACAACACCAGGCCATAGCCGTAATGGAAGCCTTAGCGTGGGACTATTTATTTGCGCCTGACATACCCGGCATGGTTACCGCATCGGTAGTTTCCATGATTATTAACGAAGCCTTTTTTGCGCTGGCCGAAGAGGTGAGCAGCCGGGAAGAAATAGATACCGCCATGAAACTGGGCACCAATTATCCTTATGGTCCATTTGAATGGTGCCGGAAAATTGGCGCTCAACAGGTAGTAGAATTGCTACAAGCCCTGCAAACAACCGATTTGCGCTACCAGCCCGCCCCTTTGTTACTAAAGGAGATGTAA
- a CDS encoding MBL fold metallo-hydrolase, which yields MYIEQLYTGCLSEAAYYIESEGEAAIIDPLRDIAPYVELATRRNATIKFIFETHFHADFVSGHIDLSQSTGAPIIYGPDAKARFDAVVAADGQKFTLGKLQIEVLHTPGHTLESACFLLKDENGKDYAVFTGDTLFVGDVGRPDLAQNGEDLTTHSLAGMLYDSLQKRIIPLADDVIVYPAHGAGSNCGKKLGAATQSTIGEEKQSNYALLAKTRDEFIAAVTEGLNTPPEYFAINARINKEGYQHLDEILAKALKPLSVAEFKAIAADKDATILDTRPGATFSEAFIPDSIFIGLEGRFAEWAGNLLSFDKPILLVSPEGQEKETVIRLTRVGFSLFEGYLEGGFDSWIKAGEPTDMIINIEPDELAMDLPFDDRLIVVDVRKEVEFADGHVKDAVNIPLANLTDPASMSAIQDDDNLYLHCASGYRSVIAASIMKKQGIHNLRNVLGGWKAIKEEEKIPTEKSAAALN from the coding sequence ATGTACATTGAGCAATTATATACCGGCTGCTTAAGCGAGGCAGCTTACTATATAGAGAGTGAAGGTGAGGCAGCTATTATTGATCCTTTGAGAGATATAGCACCTTATGTGGAACTGGCAACAAGAAGGAATGCAACCATTAAATTTATTTTTGAAACACACTTTCATGCCGATTTTGTGAGCGGTCATATAGACCTCTCACAAAGTACGGGTGCACCTATTATCTATGGCCCTGATGCTAAAGCCCGCTTTGATGCAGTGGTGGCAGCCGATGGCCAAAAATTTACATTAGGGAAACTACAGATAGAAGTATTACATACCCCTGGTCACACACTGGAAAGCGCTTGCTTTTTACTGAAAGATGAAAACGGTAAAGACTATGCTGTATTTACCGGCGACACTTTGTTTGTAGGTGATGTAGGCCGCCCCGACCTGGCGCAGAACGGTGAAGACTTAACCACTCATTCGTTAGCAGGCATGCTGTACGACAGTTTGCAAAAAAGAATTATCCCCCTGGCAGATGACGTGATCGTTTATCCCGCACATGGCGCTGGTAGTAACTGTGGCAAAAAACTTGGGGCTGCCACACAAAGCACCATTGGTGAAGAAAAGCAAAGCAACTACGCGCTGCTGGCCAAAACCAGGGATGAGTTTATTGCCGCTGTAACAGAAGGCTTAAACACTCCGCCTGAATACTTTGCCATTAATGCACGCATTAACAAAGAAGGCTATCAGCACCTGGACGAAATTCTGGCCAAAGCATTAAAGCCATTGTCTGTTGCTGAGTTTAAAGCAATAGCAGCCGATAAAGATGCCACTATTTTAGACACCCGCCCGGGTGCAACCTTTTCGGAAGCTTTTATACCCGACTCCATATTTATTGGCCTGGAAGGCCGTTTTGCAGAATGGGCAGGCAACCTGTTATCATTTGACAAGCCTATATTACTGGTAAGCCCCGAAGGCCAGGAAAAGGAAACCGTTATACGGTTAACAAGGGTTGGCTTCTCTTTATTTGAAGGCTACCTGGAAGGTGGCTTTGATAGCTGGATAAAAGCGGGCGAGCCTACCGATATGATCATTAACATTGAGCCGGACGAACTGGCAATGGATTTACCATTTGATGACAGGCTGATAGTTGTAGACGTTCGCAAGGAAGTAGAATTTGCCGATGGGCATGTAAAAGATGCCGTGAATATTCCGTTGGCAAACCTTACTGATCCTGCCAGCATGAGTGCCATACAGGACGACGACAATCTATACCTTCATTGCGCCAGCGGCTACAGAAGTGTTATTGCAGCTTCTATTATGAAAAAGCAAGGCATTCACAACCTGCGTAATGTGCTGGGTGGCTGGAAAGCAATTAAAGAAGAAGAAAAGATCCCTACAGAAAAAAGCGCAGCGGCATTAAACTAA
- a CDS encoding RidA family protein, with amino-acid sequence MPKQIIYTDKAPAPIGPYSQAVKAGDILFVSGQVAIDPATNEVITGTITEEAHQVMKNLEAVLSEAKVTFEHVVKTDIFLSDMSYFAEVNQVYGSYFKGDYPARATVAVKTLPKHVNVEIGVTATVTL; translated from the coding sequence ATGCCCAAACAGATTATCTATACCGATAAGGCGCCTGCACCTATAGGGCCTTATAGTCAGGCAGTTAAAGCAGGTGATATCTTATTTGTAAGTGGCCAGGTAGCCATTGATCCGGCTACTAACGAAGTAATTACAGGTACCATCACAGAGGAAGCGCACCAGGTAATGAAAAACCTGGAAGCCGTTTTATCAGAGGCGAAGGTCACCTTCGAGCATGTGGTAAAAACGGATATCTTTTTAAGCGACATGAGTTATTTCGCAGAAGTGAATCAGGTGTATGGCAGCTATTTTAAAGGCGATTACCCGGCCCGTGCTACTGTGGCAGTAAAAACCCTGCCTAAGCATGTAAACGTGGAAATTGGAGTTACTGCAACCGTTACATTATAG
- a CDS encoding ArsR/SmtB family transcription factor translates to MNTLQHSVSEPKGGVKVDYIHLKKAALILRALNHKLRQQMVKLLDEHKKMTVTEIYVKLRLEQSVASQHLAILRRAGIVATQRDGKFIYYGVNYQRLKEVSEFVEQLVG, encoded by the coding sequence ATGAATACCCTGCAACACAGTGTTAGCGAACCAAAGGGGGGAGTAAAAGTTGATTACATCCACCTTAAAAAGGCGGCTCTGATATTAAGAGCGCTGAATCACAAACTACGCCAGCAGATGGTGAAGTTGCTGGATGAGCACAAGAAAATGACAGTAACGGAGATTTATGTTAAGCTCCGCCTGGAACAATCTGTAGCTTCTCAGCATCTGGCTATTTTAAGAAGAGCCGGAATTGTAGCCACTCAACGAGATGGCAAATTCATTTACTACGGAGTGAATTATCAAAGACTCAAAGAAGTAAGTGAGTTTGTTGAGCAGCTTGTCGGTTAA